A section of the Chitinivibrionales bacterium genome encodes:
- a CDS encoding zinc ribbon domain-containing protein, whose amino-acid sequence MVRTNTGSPTGIIDMFNFKKKQPSSGRSKLDRGEQLRSDFTLVSRLFKSHPFISVKETFGSPPDKYHIMYRIDGLQKVKNTIETKNEHVVEIVLPEKYPEAEPVCTRVTPIFHPNIAPEIIDIKGIWGGSATLPDLIVQLGRMIAFQKYDTTNPLNSEAAKWADRNKELLPLSKADLNYKEPEAGDDAPGTEVIIQDQLVSETPPPEDGRKTEGIVIASDTSQFAMVEELASGDKSVDFRKTALLDKGEETKIISEVPEPKKTVPPAPAKPAVREATKPAPAPTPPPVKKVEPAVKAAPAAAPTPAQQATPAAPKPAPAPVKKESPVEPKPSPAPTAPQPKQAAPVGQKPAPAATPPAKLAAPVAPKPAPAQTPSVKQAPAAPKPAPVKQVVREEPKPAPEPEIVEFEQAAIEEIQTKAPAAKGQPPMPKDPVAPLPDEEFFCWRCGARNHRGANFCSNCGTKMWQEPPAEQSGKQSAAKIIQIASFIIIPLAIITAGITFIFTQKAGRQEQVKPPVAAVEKPAPVVKTDTAPAPVIAVPKPAPVADTVKKAAPPPTAEGIARKLSAGTGQSSAKKQAKIEEDLKNAQLYQNLGSYDEAVNKYMEVLSLDPKNDDALDGLRQVRDARDKAEAAAKTGADTTKR is encoded by the coding sequence ATGGTAAGGACAAATACGGGTTCTCCAACGGGGATCATCGACATGTTCAATTTCAAAAAAAAGCAGCCATCTTCCGGCAGGAGCAAACTGGACAGGGGCGAGCAGCTCCGGTCCGATTTCACGCTTGTTTCCAGGCTCTTCAAGTCGCACCCGTTCATTTCCGTCAAGGAGACCTTCGGCTCCCCGCCAGACAAATACCACATCATGTACCGCATCGACGGGCTGCAAAAGGTCAAGAACACCATCGAAACGAAAAACGAGCACGTGGTGGAGATCGTGCTCCCTGAAAAATATCCCGAGGCCGAGCCGGTGTGCACGCGCGTCACCCCCATTTTCCATCCCAACATCGCGCCGGAGATAATTGACATTAAAGGAATCTGGGGCGGCAGCGCGACGCTTCCCGACCTCATCGTGCAGCTCGGCAGAATGATCGCGTTCCAGAAATACGACACCACCAACCCGCTCAACAGCGAGGCGGCGAAATGGGCTGACCGGAACAAGGAGCTGCTGCCGCTGTCCAAGGCGGATCTGAATTACAAGGAACCCGAAGCGGGCGACGATGCGCCCGGCACCGAGGTGATCATTCAGGACCAGCTTGTTTCCGAAACGCCGCCGCCGGAAGACGGGCGGAAGACGGAGGGCATCGTCATCGCCTCCGACACGTCCCAGTTTGCCATGGTGGAAGAACTCGCCTCGGGCGACAAGTCCGTTGATTTCCGCAAAACCGCGTTGCTGGACAAAGGGGAAGAAACCAAAATCATTTCCGAGGTTCCGGAGCCTAAAAAAACCGTGCCGCCCGCGCCCGCCAAACCCGCAGTCCGTGAGGCGACAAAACCGGCGCCTGCGCCCACACCGCCTCCCGTTAAGAAAGTAGAGCCGGCGGTAAAGGCGGCTCCGGCCGCGGCACCGACTCCGGCGCAACAGGCAACGCCTGCCGCCCCGAAGCCGGCGCCTGCTCCTGTCAAGAAAGAATCACCTGTTGAGCCTAAACCGTCGCCCGCGCCGACCGCGCCTCAGCCCAAGCAGGCCGCACCGGTCGGGCAGAAACCAGCGCCGGCGGCAACACCGCCGGCCAAGCTGGCGGCTCCGGTTGCACCGAAACCGGCACCTGCGCAAACACCATCTGTCAAGCAGGCGCCTGCCGCGCCAAAACCGGCGCCGGTCAAGCAGGTTGTCCGAGAAGAGCCGAAACCCGCACCGGAACCGGAGATTGTGGAATTCGAGCAGGCGGCGATCGAAGAAATCCAGACCAAGGCGCCTGCGGCAAAAGGTCAGCCACCAATGCCCAAAGATCCAGTTGCACCTTTACCCGACGAGGAATTTTTCTGCTGGCGATGCGGCGCCAGAAATCACCGGGGAGCAAATTTCTGCTCCAATTGCGGCACAAAGATGTGGCAGGAACCGCCGGCGGAACAGTCGGGAAAACAATCCGCAGCCAAAATCATTCAGATCGCTTCCTTTATCATTATTCCGCTCGCTATTATCACGGCTGGAATTACGTTCATTTTCACGCAGAAGGCCGGCCGTCAGGAGCAGGTAAAACCGCCTGTTGCGGCCGTGGAGAAACCCGCTCCCGTTGTCAAGACCGATACCGCGCCGGCGCCTGTTATCGCGGTTCCCAAGCCGGCGCCGGTCGCCGACACGGTGAAAAAAGCCGCTCCTCCCCCGACCGCTGAAGGCATTGCCAGGAAGCTGAGCGCGGGAACCGGACAGTCTTCGGCTAAAAAACAGGCCAAAATCGAGGAAGACCTTAAAAACGCACAGCTGTACCAAAATCTCGGTTCCTACGATGAGGCGGTGAACAAGTATATGGAAGTGTTGTCGCTTGATCCCAAGAACGACGACGCGCTCGACGGCTTGCGGCAGGTACGGGACGCCCGGGACAAGGCCGAGGCTGCAGCAAAGACAGGCGCGGACACGACAAAGCGATAA
- the gloB gene encoding hydroxyacylglutathione hydrolase encodes MTIPLLADNYAWILHDGTSAIVVDPGQAEPVVRFLGRAKISLTHILCSHHHTDHCAGVDELKRQYNPAVVGPDDERMPFVTDRVRDEQTRNILGQEMMVIATPGHTITHVVYYFPSIRAVFTGDTLFSAGCGRILEGTPSDMLQSLIKCAYLEDLASIYCGHEYTEENLLFATTVEPDNKDVWQRLSDVEFMARRGIPTVPSPLITERSINPFLRTGSPSLRKKLGMEKATAIEVFAELRKRKDGF; translated from the coding sequence GTGACCATACCGCTGCTTGCGGACAATTATGCCTGGATCCTCCACGACGGCACTTCCGCGATCGTGGTCGATCCCGGGCAGGCCGAGCCGGTGGTCCGGTTTCTCGGCCGTGCAAAGATCAGCCTGACGCACATCCTGTGCTCGCACCATCACACCGACCACTGCGCCGGGGTTGACGAACTCAAACGCCAGTACAACCCTGCGGTGGTGGGCCCGGACGACGAGCGCATGCCCTTTGTCACCGACAGGGTTCGCGACGAACAAACGAGGAACATTCTGGGCCAGGAGATGATGGTCATCGCGACACCGGGGCATACCATCACCCATGTTGTGTATTATTTCCCCAGCATCCGGGCGGTGTTTACCGGCGACACGCTGTTTTCTGCGGGCTGCGGCCGCATCCTCGAGGGAACGCCCTCCGACATGCTGCAGTCGCTGATCAAATGCGCCTATCTCGAAGACCTCGCCTCGATCTACTGCGGCCACGAATACACCGAGGAGAACCTTCTTTTCGCGACCACCGTGGAACCTGACAACAAGGACGTGTGGCAGCGTCTCTCGGATGTGGAGTTCATGGCGCGCCGCGGTATTCCCACGGTCCCGTCGCCCCTTATCACGGAGCGTTCGATCAATCCGTTTCTCCGCACCGGAAGCCCCAGCCTGCGCAAGAAGCTCGGCATGGAAAAGGCCACGGCGATAGAGGTGTTCGCGGAGCTGAGAAAAAGAAAAGACGGATTCTGA
- a CDS encoding Rieske 2Fe-2S domain-containing protein has translation MKKKIASANDIAQGGVKAFEVDGKEILIGNVEGKFYAAERRCGHMNAPCEMGTLRGHILTCPMHYAQFDIRTGKMLKKAFIKSEPEGLPEKFRYFFEHKEEMAEKIKTYDLKTFKVTIKDSDIWVDV, from the coding sequence ATGAAAAAAAAGATCGCATCAGCGAACGATATTGCTCAAGGCGGAGTCAAGGCGTTTGAAGTTGACGGAAAAGAAATCCTCATCGGCAACGTCGAGGGAAAATTCTATGCTGCGGAGCGCCGCTGCGGACACATGAACGCGCCGTGCGAGATGGGAACGTTGCGCGGGCATATCCTCACCTGCCCCATGCATTACGCGCAATTTGATATCCGCACCGGAAAAATGCTCAAGAAGGCATTCATCAAGTCTGAGCCGGAAGGATTGCCGGAAAAGTTCAGGTATTTTTTCGAGCACAAGGAAGAGATGGCGGAGAAGATAAAGACATATGATTTGAAGACGTTCAAGGTGACGATCAAAGATTCGGATATCTGGGTCGATGTATGA
- a CDS encoding ferredoxin-thioredoxin reductase catalytic domain-containing protein, translating into MTVKSRAKGLKFLFGPIVDALGYKFSPDKELVDFCLEQEARLEEKHGIPFCPCQAITRNREHDMKIVCPCIPFHRKHYDAMRRCWCGLYVHKDVTDPDKLKQIPASAVK; encoded by the coding sequence ATGACCGTTAAGTCCCGCGCAAAAGGCCTCAAATTCCTTTTCGGGCCCATCGTTGACGCGCTGGGGTACAAATTCTCACCCGACAAGGAGCTCGTCGATTTCTGCCTTGAACAGGAGGCCAGACTCGAGGAAAAGCACGGAATACCGTTCTGCCCGTGCCAGGCGATCACGAGAAACCGGGAGCATGACATGAAAATCGTGTGCCCCTGCATCCCGTTTCACCGGAAGCATTACGACGCCATGAGGCGGTGCTGGTGCGGCCTGTACGTGCACAAGGACGTGACCGATCCGGACAAGCTGAAACAGATTCCGGCGTCGGCGGTAAAATAA
- a CDS encoding glutaredoxin family protein encodes MKKTVKLYTLSTCPWCRKAKAYFTKNKIPFEVVDYDLVSEEEQEAIMDEVNTFGGTGEFPFAIIGNSGVCGYDPDEYARLLGKKK; translated from the coding sequence ATGAAAAAAACAGTGAAACTCTACACCCTGAGCACCTGTCCGTGGTGCAGGAAGGCAAAGGCGTACTTCACCAAGAACAAGATCCCCTTTGAAGTCGTTGATTACGACCTGGTCTCCGAAGAGGAGCAGGAGGCCATCATGGACGAGGTGAACACGTTCGGCGGCACCGGGGAGTTCCCGTTCGCCATCATCGGAAATTCCGGCGTGTGCGGGTACGATCCCGACGAGTATGCCCGTCTTCTGGGAAAGAAAAAATGA
- a CDS encoding Rieske (2Fe-2S) protein, translated as MWTFAIKETELSDNRIHRIYPRGVAALIFKKDGGLFSLSSNCPHMGCSLGGAVVEGETIQCPCHDWKFDLATGRFTEAKEIGLQTYPLKSENGDVSIDL; from the coding sequence ATGTGGACCTTTGCCATCAAAGAAACCGAACTCAGCGACAACCGCATTCACCGGATTTACCCAAGGGGCGTCGCCGCCCTTATTTTCAAAAAGGACGGAGGGCTTTTTTCGCTTTCGTCAAACTGTCCGCACATGGGCTGCTCGCTCGGCGGCGCGGTCGTGGAAGGCGAAACGATCCAGTGCCCCTGCCACGACTGGAAATTCGACCTGGCTACCGGACGTTTCACCGAGGCAAAAGAAATCGGTTTGCAAACGTATCCGCTCAAATCGGAAAACGGCGATGTTTCAATAGACCTTTAA
- a CDS encoding DUF763 domain-containing protein — protein MKRSGTADLPLHGGHVPEWLHSRMTQLGREIIRALVHECGAAEVLTRLSDPFWFQALGSVMGMDWHSSGVTTSVMGALKAGVNPLFNELGLYICGGRGKHSLKTPQELLEFSNRTGCNGVALVKASKLSAKVDNTCVLDGFSLYLHSFVVSKTGEWAVVQQGMNTKTKMARRYHWHSATVKSFVDDPHSAIVGENMGRIMNLSDSRAGKNRTGIVEFLSTHPDRQQRELRRLVMDPGHEVLPRHVDSKRLGAVLALAYEKQPREFVDALLLPGVGPRTVQSLALVSEVIWGGPSRFSDPARFAFAHGGKDGHPHPVPLMVYDESIAVLRSAIDRAKIDRSDKLRSIEALGRLARLIERRCDPFADVNKVIRYEREHSHEFGGMTVYGKAKRPEKSPAVQQLSLFDPATENLSRTS, from the coding sequence ATGAAACGCTCCGGCACCGCAGACCTTCCCCTGCACGGCGGCCATGTGCCCGAATGGCTGCATTCGCGCATGACGCAGCTTGGCCGCGAAATCATCCGTGCGCTCGTGCACGAGTGCGGGGCGGCAGAGGTGCTCACGCGGCTTTCCGACCCGTTCTGGTTCCAGGCGCTCGGCAGCGTGATGGGCATGGACTGGCACTCTTCGGGCGTCACCACGTCGGTGATGGGAGCGCTCAAGGCCGGCGTCAATCCGCTGTTCAACGAGCTCGGCCTTTACATCTGCGGCGGCAGGGGAAAACACTCGCTCAAGACGCCGCAGGAGCTTTTGGAATTTTCCAACCGCACCGGCTGCAACGGCGTCGCGCTTGTAAAGGCCTCCAAACTGAGCGCGAAGGTCGACAACACCTGCGTGCTTGACGGCTTCAGCCTATACCTCCATTCCTTCGTGGTTTCCAAAACAGGGGAGTGGGCCGTGGTCCAGCAGGGCATGAACACGAAAACGAAAATGGCGCGGCGCTACCACTGGCATTCGGCAACGGTGAAATCTTTTGTTGACGATCCACACTCGGCGATTGTCGGCGAAAACATGGGCCGGATCATGAACCTGAGCGATTCGCGCGCGGGAAAAAACAGAACGGGCATCGTGGAGTTCCTGTCAACGCACCCGGACAGGCAGCAGCGGGAGCTGCGGCGGCTCGTCATGGACCCCGGGCATGAGGTCCTGCCCCGCCATGTTGACTCGAAGCGGCTCGGCGCGGTGCTCGCGCTCGCGTATGAAAAGCAGCCCCGCGAATTCGTTGACGCGCTGCTTCTGCCCGGCGTGGGGCCGCGCACCGTGCAGTCGCTCGCGCTGGTAAGCGAGGTGATCTGGGGCGGGCCGAGCCGATTCAGCGACCCGGCGCGCTTCGCGTTCGCGCACGGCGGCAAGGACGGCCATCCGCACCCGGTGCCGCTCATGGTGTACGACGAGAGCATTGCGGTGCTGCGCAGCGCAATTGACCGAGCGAAAATAGACCGCAGCGACAAGCTGCGGAGTATCGAGGCGCTCGGCCGACTGGCGCGGCTCATCGAGCGGCGCTGCGACCCATTCGCGGATGTCAATAAAGTGATACGGTATGAGCGCGAGCACTCTCATGAATTCGGCGGAATGACCGTTTACGGAAAGGCGAAACGGCCGGAGAAATCTCCCGCGGTTCAGCAGTTGTCCCTGTTTGATCCCGCCACGGAAAACCTGTCCCGAACTTCCTGA
- a CDS encoding thioesterase family protein — translation METHGEFELSIAISPADIDVQGRVNNVVYLRWVQDAAVAHWRTLASKNEQENITWVVVRHEIDYKRSARAEDSIIAVTWVGTATNTTFERFTEILRAADRKVLARARTLWCPLDAKTGRPARVGQEVRDRFSVAGSNRDNC, via the coding sequence ATGGAAACGCACGGCGAATTCGAGCTTTCCATCGCCATCTCTCCCGCCGACATCGACGTGCAGGGCCGCGTGAACAACGTGGTGTATCTGCGCTGGGTGCAGGATGCGGCCGTGGCGCACTGGCGCACCCTTGCCTCAAAAAACGAGCAGGAGAACATTACCTGGGTCGTGGTGCGCCACGAAATAGATTACAAGCGTTCGGCCCGTGCCGAAGACTCGATCATCGCCGTTACCTGGGTGGGAACCGCCACCAACACCACGTTCGAACGCTTTACCGAAATTCTGCGGGCCGCCGACCGCAAGGTCCTCGCGCGTGCGCGCACACTGTGGTGCCCGCTGGACGCTAAAACAGGCAGGCCGGCGCGCGTGGGTCAGGAAGTTCGGGACAGGTTTTCCGTGGCGGGATCAAACAGGGACAACTGCTGA
- a CDS encoding radical SAM protein yields MNHPKQVHKNVPSPILVSFGITRQCDLKCPHCYSDSKDKDPQELTFDEAARVIDDIAGLGARIVILDGGEPTLRPDFVDLIKYAAKQGLRTVAGSHGMGITAEFAARLKQAGCRGVAISLDGADARTHDSWRGVEGAWSKTIEGAKNCAAAGLAFQFAPLLHAGNCRQLGDIIALAKQNKSDAVEIFDYVPTGRGKGKTDHELDTEQRRQLIETVIERQRQNDMIYRVIALPQYWVMVEKTVPEDEILLKFVRSCCAAGTRYITILPNGDVIPCMVLQVKLGNVREKSLKDIWNHSPLLATLRNRDLLKGKCGKCSYKLTCAGARCKAYEKTGDMMAEDPTCWFTEEETRAKG; encoded by the coding sequence ATGAATCATCCAAAACAAGTCCATAAAAATGTCCCCTCACCCATTCTAGTCAGTTTCGGCATCACACGCCAGTGCGACCTCAAATGTCCCCACTGCTATTCCGACTCGAAAGATAAGGACCCGCAGGAATTGACCTTTGATGAGGCCGCACGCGTCATCGACGACATCGCGGGGTTGGGCGCGAGGATCGTGATCCTTGACGGAGGCGAACCAACGCTGCGGCCCGACTTCGTCGATCTTATCAAGTACGCCGCGAAGCAAGGGCTTAGGACGGTGGCGGGCTCCCACGGCATGGGCATCACCGCGGAGTTTGCGGCACGGCTCAAGCAGGCCGGGTGCAGGGGAGTGGCGATCAGTCTCGATGGCGCCGACGCACGCACCCACGATTCATGGCGCGGGGTTGAAGGGGCGTGGAGTAAAACCATTGAGGGCGCGAAAAACTGCGCCGCCGCGGGCCTGGCGTTCCAGTTTGCGCCGCTGCTCCACGCCGGAAACTGCCGTCAATTGGGAGACATCATCGCCCTTGCAAAACAGAACAAAAGCGATGCGGTCGAAATTTTTGATTACGTGCCGACCGGCAGGGGCAAGGGGAAGACCGACCATGAACTCGACACGGAACAGCGCAGGCAGCTGATAGAAACGGTCATCGAACGCCAGCGCCAGAACGACATGATTTACAGAGTGATAGCACTTCCCCAATACTGGGTGATGGTGGAAAAAACAGTGCCCGAGGACGAGATCCTTTTGAAATTCGTGCGGAGCTGCTGCGCCGCGGGCACGCGGTACATCACCATACTGCCGAACGGCGACGTGATCCCCTGCATGGTGCTTCAGGTGAAACTCGGCAACGTCAGGGAGAAAAGCCTCAAGGACATCTGGAACCATTCGCCCCTCTTAGCAACCCTGCGCAACAGGGACCTTCTCAAGGGCAAATGCGGGAAATGCTCCTACAAGCTCACCTGCGCGGGCGCGCGCTGCAAGGCGTACGAAAAAACCGGCGACATGATGGCGGAAGACCCCACCTGCTGGTTTACAGAAGAAGAAACCAGGGCAAAGGGCTGA
- a CDS encoding OsmC family protein, which yields METTYPISLAGGTKVTIGMRDFTIATDQPVSDGGENSAPAPFELFLASLGTCAGYFVVAFCNARDIPVEGIKMSQTVVRNDTTHFVEKIVITLSLPAGFPDKYKDAVVRAAESCTVKKHLAAPPQVQVMLQK from the coding sequence ATGGAAACAACTTACCCAATTTCCCTTGCCGGCGGCACTAAGGTCACCATCGGCATGCGCGACTTCACCATCGCGACCGACCAGCCGGTTTCCGACGGCGGGGAAAACAGCGCGCCCGCGCCGTTTGAATTGTTCCTCGCGTCGCTCGGCACCTGCGCCGGGTATTTCGTCGTCGCATTTTGCAATGCGCGCGATATTCCGGTTGAGGGAATAAAAATGTCGCAGACCGTTGTAAGAAACGACACGACGCATTTTGTTGAAAAAATAGTGATTACCCTATCCTTGCCCGCTGGTTTTCCTGATAAATACAAAGATGCGGTGGTAAGGGCGGCAGAATCGTGCACGGTGAAAAAGCATCTTGCCGCGCCACCGCAGGTCCAAGTGATGCTGCAGAAATGA
- a CDS encoding DUF362 domain-containing protein → MKQKESISRRDFLSSATGATAGILASSAVSAFGDEIKGGWTNGKRINPSIDNLRVVCCIDPAMMKSDPKSWDIVSQNEPVDHEKVLRTMDAMACALAQKNSAHEAWGSIFRKPASKEWQDVTVAIKPNCFMPNNPRVAVIDAVCKALIGLGVQPAKIIIYDGCGGAKEKFGGFAGTKLPAGVVMSNKNDVLGGTIDAPVPAPHAGHFKCSAAIAKGSIDILVNIAVNRGHHLAGTSMTMKNHAGTFEAMPIHLGGGLNYIIAFNKSEAILGGEPVRQQLCVVDSLWAQTKGPMGAPNKRPGALVMGTLSPAVDYITARRIREPLMGCTHPPELGRLMSDFGYSDLEKLDFVKVEPVKG, encoded by the coding sequence GTGAAACAAAAAGAATCCATTTCCCGTCGCGATTTCCTTTCCTCTGCTACTGGCGCCACCGCCGGCATCCTTGCCTCGTCCGCCGTTTCCGCCTTCGGTGACGAAATCAAAGGCGGCTGGACCAACGGCAAGCGGATCAATCCTTCCATCGATAACCTCCGCGTGGTGTGCTGTATCGATCCCGCGATGATGAAGTCGGATCCGAAGTCATGGGACATCGTGTCGCAGAACGAACCCGTCGACCACGAAAAAGTGCTCCGTACCATGGACGCGATGGCATGCGCACTTGCGCAGAAAAACTCGGCGCACGAGGCGTGGGGGAGCATTTTCCGCAAGCCCGCGTCAAAGGAATGGCAGGACGTCACGGTGGCGATCAAACCGAATTGCTTTATGCCCAACAACCCTCGCGTTGCGGTCATCGACGCGGTGTGCAAGGCGCTCATCGGCCTGGGCGTGCAGCCGGCCAAGATCATCATTTATGACGGCTGCGGCGGCGCAAAGGAGAAGTTCGGCGGTTTTGCAGGCACCAAGCTTCCCGCCGGCGTGGTGATGAGCAACAAAAACGACGTGCTCGGCGGCACGATCGACGCTCCTGTTCCCGCGCCGCATGCGGGCCATTTCAAGTGCTCGGCGGCGATCGCGAAAGGCTCCATCGACATCCTGGTCAACATCGCGGTGAACAGGGGCCACCACCTTGCGGGCACTTCCATGACCATGAAAAACCACGCGGGCACGTTCGAGGCCATGCCGATTCATCTGGGCGGAGGGCTCAATTATATCATCGCGTTTAACAAATCGGAGGCGATCCTCGGCGGGGAACCGGTGCGCCAGCAGCTCTGCGTCGTTGATTCGCTGTGGGCGCAGACCAAGGGCCCCATGGGCGCGCCCAACAAGCGGCCCGGCGCACTCGTGATGGGGACTCTTTCACCCGCGGTCGATTATATCACGGCGCGCCGCATCCGCGAGCCGCTCATGGGATGCACCCATCCGCCGGAACTCGGCCGCCTCATGTCGGATTTCGGGTATTCGGACCTTGAAAAGCTTGATTTTGTCAAGGTCGAGCCGGTGAAAGGGTGA
- a CDS encoding glycosyl hydrolase family 28-related protein — MLSIPHFKQVSNFPIIISFFLFLNSQFATAQTIGATTPFTTLEAEAGTLSGGAAVRALQTIPANALSSPELEASGRAFVELNATGESVSWTNPVDSANTLVIRESIPDAPAGGGIDATLDLYVDGALRQAVPLTSRQTWVYDGTNGNNNGMDQNPATGGPHVFYDEARVHIQGAAIAKGSTIMLKKDAANIAAFYYIDCIDLESAAPKPRPANSLSVADYGATGTDTANVNTAFNNCCSAAKSQGKTVWVPAGTYYFNSNFSPNGVTIAGAGMWYTTLYFTMGQIQAVSCTLQDFCVDAVTVQRDQGMGGVNIAGTNWLIDRVWAIHGCWAGFWACGTNGTIQNCRSSICWGDGLNLNNGSAGNNVGTNLLAQNNFTRGCGDDGATVYSVSSSQEINGATLRNNTTVAMWWANGLRIAGGKNVRAENNLIMDDVKESGIYIGVFGSDGNNLDSCVVTGNVVLRCGGRRDPAGMAINASPGAKFVNVTIADNTIRDAQFYGMLIGSDSVVMNVRPGNIIDHPAQTAIYVQPGAVGSAYFDSNALVNRVPGQLAYKNDAPSTFKVTFGHNSGFPDTLPASDVKRQAVSSVNANKFLAVHFQNGLHVGYFVEGAKASAEISLFNSLGQAVMKRRQIAPHGGNEYVCPVNGLSPGVYVVRVSLGGENNSMTSSNVAAVNVK; from the coding sequence ATGCTTTCAATCCCTCACTTCAAACAGGTATCCAACTTTCCGATTATCATATCATTTTTTCTTTTCCTGAACTCTCAATTTGCCACCGCCCAGACCATTGGCGCCACCACGCCGTTCACTACGCTCGAAGCAGAAGCGGGGACGCTTTCCGGCGGGGCGGCCGTCCGCGCTTTGCAGACCATCCCGGCCAACGCGCTGTCAAGCCCGGAACTCGAAGCCTCGGGAAGGGCATTCGTTGAATTGAACGCAACCGGCGAATCGGTCTCCTGGACAAACCCGGTGGACAGCGCCAACACGCTTGTCATACGCGAAAGCATCCCCGACGCGCCGGCCGGCGGCGGGATCGACGCGACACTTGACCTGTACGTTGACGGCGCGCTTCGCCAGGCGGTCCCGCTCACGTCGCGCCAGACCTGGGTGTACGACGGCACCAACGGCAACAACAACGGCATGGACCAGAACCCTGCAACGGGCGGGCCGCATGTGTTCTACGACGAGGCGCGCGTGCACATCCAGGGCGCGGCAATCGCAAAGGGTTCAACCATCATGCTCAAAAAAGATGCCGCGAACATTGCGGCGTTTTATTACATCGATTGCATCGACCTCGAGAGCGCCGCGCCCAAGCCCCGTCCGGCAAACTCGCTGTCGGTGGCGGATTACGGCGCGACCGGGACCGACACCGCAAATGTCAACACGGCTTTCAACAACTGCTGCTCTGCGGCGAAATCGCAGGGCAAGACCGTTTGGGTCCCCGCCGGAACATACTACTTCAACTCGAACTTCAGCCCGAACGGCGTCACCATAGCGGGCGCGGGAATGTGGTACACCACGCTGTACTTCACCATGGGCCAGATCCAGGCCGTGTCGTGCACGCTGCAGGACTTCTGCGTGGACGCCGTGACCGTGCAGCGCGACCAGGGCATGGGCGGAGTGAACATCGCGGGAACCAACTGGCTCATCGACCGGGTATGGGCCATCCACGGCTGCTGGGCCGGTTTCTGGGCCTGCGGCACCAACGGCACCATCCAGAATTGCCGTTCGTCAATATGCTGGGGCGACGGCCTCAACCTCAATAACGGCTCCGCCGGCAACAACGTGGGGACCAACCTCCTGGCCCAGAACAACTTCACTCGCGGCTGCGGCGACGACGGCGCCACTGTTTATTCGGTGTCCTCATCCCAGGAAATCAACGGCGCCACGCTGCGCAACAACACCACGGTGGCCATGTGGTGGGCCAACGGCCTGCGCATCGCGGGCGGTAAAAACGTGCGCGCGGAAAACAACCTTATCATGGACGACGTCAAGGAGTCCGGCATTTACATCGGCGTGTTCGGTTCCGATGGGAACAACCTTGACTCTTGCGTGGTCACCGGCAACGTGGTGCTGCGCTGCGGCGGCAGGCGCGACCCGGCCGGCATGGCAATCAACGCCTCACCCGGCGCCAAATTCGTGAACGTGACCATCGCGGACAACACCATCAGGGACGCGCAGTTCTACGGCATGCTGATCGGAAGCGACAGCGTGGTGATGAACGTTAGGCCCGGCAACATCATAGACCACCCGGCGCAGACCGCAATCTATGTGCAGCCCGGCGCCGTTGGCTCGGCGTATTTCGATTCCAACGCTCTTGTCAACCGGGTTCCCGGCCAGCTCGCATACAAAAACGACGCGCCGTCCACCTTCAAGGTGACGTTCGGACACAATAGCGGGTTCCCGGATACGCTGCCGGCGTCGGATGTCAAGCGGCAAGCGGTATCATCCGTAAACGCCAATAAATTCTTGGCCGTTCATTTCCAAAATGGATTGCATGTCGGCTATTTTGTGGAAGGCGCCAAAGCATCGGCTGAGATTTCGCTTTTTAACTCGCTTGGACAAGCGGTGATGAAGCGCCGGCAAATTGCTCCGCACGGCGGGAACGAGTATGTCTGTCCTGTCAATGGATTAAGCCCGGGAGTCTACGTCGTGAGGGTTTCGCTGGGCGGTGAAAACAATTCTATGACGTCAAGCAACGTCGCGGCGGTGAATGTAAAATAA